A window of Deltaproteobacteria bacterium contains these coding sequences:
- a CDS encoding DUF4388 domain-containing protein, giving the protein MSENLTVFIAEHDESFASLAMGQIAARGMTVRKFRSGAELLEALEEQRIPPDVLLLAALLPDRNGLELCKKIKDYTPYSKIKIILVSSFPRTARFVSEAKTRYRADFYIEQPFEVTLIPDVVAKVAEGGAEEITTPPKTSAGAQKASAQTAAPRKSSEPAAPTPVRDTEPERRKPEQRRAIEPEFEPRRTRPVPRDMEGRRESDAAPTPRPAARRPARRMLSLPLSGNLHDVLLPELLLYLYQSRSTGVLKLKCADEERRITLRNGVPVAIDTNFIADQALGRILIEQERITTEQFDTAKRTADFQGRRIGEVLVEMGAVTSHELLATLHFQARQKLMSAFRHREGTYVVEEGTPTLRDTGQLEDSILSILLAGVKNYYTLTQLEERVYNNKRRVVAKNDTSTVRRGALQLTRKEWELLDLVNGERTLGEIISLAELSFVRTFQIVYLLFLFGFIRFVDEGPAFFQIDEPVMSRAVAEADELAVAPPDPGRSIVELEGEGEDRLMRLLYRLNGMAATGTVVVGSRRDTHRIEMRRGNPVRITSERLDHWNLGNLLVERNLITADQRDAALEESKMSGRPLGETFLKRGAIGPHQLYEALVAQVDARLQMLSEALDVEDIRFEPGADSADDAGTGVDVLRVIIAAFRSRMNREAVESDLKQHLLQTPKMAPAAQSRVRKNLIDAREAQLLSSFNGKRTLDQIIRITPIGRERVLSLVHALYQLGLLDFESEFEAVKVR; this is encoded by the coding sequence ATGAGCGAGAACCTGACGGTCTTCATCGCCGAGCACGACGAGAGTTTCGCCTCGCTCGCCATGGGGCAGATCGCCGCGCGCGGCATGACCGTCCGCAAGTTTCGCTCCGGCGCGGAACTTCTGGAAGCGCTGGAGGAGCAACGCATCCCTCCCGACGTGCTTCTTCTCGCGGCCCTTCTTCCCGACCGAAACGGTCTTGAGCTTTGCAAGAAAATCAAGGACTACACGCCTTACTCCAAGATCAAGATCATCCTCGTCAGTTCGTTCCCACGCACGGCTCGGTTCGTGTCCGAAGCGAAAACGCGTTATCGGGCCGACTTCTATATCGAACAGCCCTTCGAGGTGACGCTGATCCCGGACGTCGTCGCCAAAGTCGCCGAGGGCGGCGCCGAGGAGATCACGACTCCCCCGAAAACGTCCGCCGGCGCACAGAAGGCGAGTGCGCAGACCGCCGCTCCGCGCAAGTCCTCGGAGCCGGCGGCGCCCACGCCCGTTCGCGACACAGAGCCCGAACGGCGAAAGCCCGAACAACGCAGGGCGATCGAGCCGGAATTCGAACCGCGACGTACGCGCCCGGTTCCGCGCGACATGGAGGGGCGTCGTGAATCCGACGCCGCGCCGACACCCCGACCCGCTGCACGGAGACCCGCGCGACGCATGCTGTCGCTGCCGCTCTCCGGAAATCTGCACGATGTGCTGTTGCCCGAGTTGCTGCTCTACCTGTATCAGAGCCGCTCAACGGGCGTGCTCAAGCTCAAGTGCGCCGACGAGGAACGACGCATCACGCTGCGCAACGGCGTTCCGGTCGCGATCGACACCAACTTCATCGCCGACCAGGCGCTCGGCCGAATCCTGATCGAACAGGAACGAATCACCACCGAGCAGTTCGACACGGCAAAGCGGACGGCGGATTTTCAGGGGCGGCGCATCGGCGAGGTGCTCGTCGAGATGGGCGCGGTGACGAGCCACGAACTGCTCGCCACGCTGCATTTTCAGGCGCGGCAAAAACTCATGAGCGCGTTCCGCCACCGCGAGGGCACCTATGTCGTCGAAGAGGGCACGCCGACCCTGCGCGACACGGGCCAACTCGAGGACAGCATCCTGTCCATCCTGCTCGCGGGCGTGAAGAACTATTACACGCTCACGCAGCTCGAGGAGCGCGTGTACAACAACAAGCGCCGCGTGGTGGCGAAGAACGACACGTCCACGGTTCGGCGAGGCGCGTTGCAGCTCACGCGCAAGGAATGGGAGCTGCTCGACCTCGTCAACGGCGAGCGGACCCTCGGCGAGATCATCAGCCTCGCGGAACTCTCGTTCGTGCGCACCTTCCAGATCGTGTATCTGCTCTTCCTGTTCGGGTTCATCCGTTTCGTCGACGAGGGGCCGGCGTTTTTCCAGATCGACGAACCGGTCATGAGCCGCGCGGTGGCCGAGGCCGACGAGCTGGCCGTCGCGCCGCCCGACCCCGGTCGCTCGATCGTCGAACTCGAGGGCGAAGGCGAGGACCGGCTCATGCGTCTGCTGTACCGGCTCAACGGCATGGCGGCGACGGGCACCGTCGTCGTCGGTTCCCGCCGCGACACGCACCGCATCGAAATGCGCCGCGGCAATCCCGTGCGCATCACGTCGGAGCGGCTCGATCACTGGAATCTCGGGAACCTGCTCGTCGAGCGAAACCTGATCACCGCCGACCAGCGCGACGCCGCCCTTGAGGAATCGAAAATGTCCGGCCGTCCACTCGGCGAGACCTTCCTCAAGCGCGGCGCGATCGGTCCGCACCAGCTCTACGAAGCCCTCGTCGCGCAGGTGGACGCGCGATTGCAGATGCTGTCCGAGGCGCTCGACGTCGAGGACATCCGGTTCGAACCGGGCGCCGACTCGGCGGATGACGCCGGAACGGGCGTCGACGTGTTGCGGGTCATCATTGCGGCGTTTCGGTCGCGCATGAATCGCGAGGCCGTGGAATCCGACCTGAAGCAACACCTGCTGCAAACGCCGAAAATGGCGCCCGCGGCACAAAGCCGCGTGCGCAAGAACCTCATCGACGCCCGCGAGGCGCAGCTCCTCAGTTCATTCAACGGCAAGCGCACGCTCGACCAGATTATCCGCATCACGCCGATCGGCCGCGAACGGGTGCTTTCGCTCGTGCACGCGCTCTACCAGCTCGGCCTGCTCGACTTCGAATCGGAGTTCGAGGCCGTGAAGGTTCGTTAG
- a CDS encoding GNAT family N-acetyltransferase, producing the protein MSQEEWAMRIVETDEEIRACARVLRELRDRLDEDEIACRAAAQMAEGYRLAYVEAAGVVAAVAGFRVANNLAWGRHLYVDDLVTSAACRSRGLGGALLRALADYARSNGYGELHLDSGVHRDRAHRFYFSQGLCVKSFHFSMDLDSQTNR; encoded by the coding sequence ATGTCACAGGAAGAGTGGGCGATGCGCATCGTCGAGACCGACGAAGAGATCCGCGCGTGCGCGCGCGTGCTGCGCGAGCTTCGCGATCGTCTGGACGAGGACGAGATCGCGTGCCGCGCGGCGGCGCAGATGGCGGAAGGTTATCGGCTGGCCTACGTGGAGGCGGCCGGCGTGGTCGCCGCCGTGGCCGGATTTCGCGTTGCGAACAATCTCGCGTGGGGACGGCACCTGTACGTGGACGATCTGGTCACCTCGGCGGCTTGCCGCTCACGCGGACTCGGCGGGGCGCTGCTGCGAGCACTGGCGGATTACGCGCGCTCGAACGGGTACGGCGAACTTCATCTCGATTCGGGCGTGCACCGCGACCGCGCGCACCGGTTCTACTTTTCGCAGGGGCTCTGCGTGAAGAGCTTTCACTTTTCGATGGATCTGGACTCTCAGACGAACAGATAA
- a CDS encoding calcium/sodium antiporter → MTLAFLFMAVGLVALAGGADILVRGASRLAMALGISPLVVGLTIVAMGTSAPELSVSIAAAVSGSSDIALGNIVGSNIANIGLIMGVAALIAPVAISAAMRPYFPVMIAAMIAVPAMGFDGRIGRIDGTLLVAAAVIYMWWMVKRPHPEAESPEPDHASGFFHTRFGYILMILGGLVALVVGSKLLVDGATTIAREFGVSERVIGLTLVAVGTSLPEMATSIAAALRGNAAIAVGNVVGSNIANVLAILGPTALIQPIASPRTPGTTLDAAVMLGFAAVFTVFAFAFPRVGRAAGAMSVAAYAAYCIYLFV, encoded by the coding sequence ATGACCCTGGCTTTTCTCTTCATGGCCGTCGGGCTCGTCGCGCTTGCGGGGGGCGCGGACATTCTCGTGCGCGGCGCGAGCCGCCTCGCCATGGCGCTCGGCATCAGCCCGCTCGTCGTCGGTCTGACGATCGTGGCCATGGGGACCAGCGCGCCCGAGCTCTCCGTCTCCATCGCGGCGGCCGTCTCGGGCAGTTCCGACATCGCGCTCGGCAACATCGTCGGCTCCAACATCGCCAATATCGGGCTCATCATGGGCGTCGCCGCGCTCATCGCACCGGTCGCGATCTCGGCGGCCATGCGTCCTTATTTTCCCGTGATGATCGCGGCGATGATTGCCGTACCCGCGATGGGGTTCGACGGGAGGATCGGCAGGATCGACGGAACTCTGCTCGTCGCCGCCGCCGTGATCTATATGTGGTGGATGGTCAAACGCCCGCACCCCGAGGCCGAAAGCCCCGAACCCGATCACGCCTCGGGATTCTTCCACACGCGATTCGGATACATTCTGATGATCCTCGGGGGACTCGTCGCCCTGGTCGTCGGGTCGAAACTGCTGGTGGACGGCGCGACGACGATCGCACGCGAGTTTGGCGTCTCCGAGCGCGTCATCGGCCTGACCCTCGTCGCGGTCGGCACGAGCCTGCCCGAGATGGCGACGTCGATCGCGGCCGCGTTACGCGGCAATGCGGCGATCGCCGTCGGCAACGTCGTCGGTTCAAACATCGCCAACGTCCTGGCGATCCTCGGTCCTACCGCGCTCATCCAGCCCATCGCCTCGCCGCGCACGCCGGGCACGACCCTCGACGCTGCGGTCATGCTCGGATTCGCCGCCGTCTTCACGGTTTTCGCGTTCGCGTTTCCGCGTGTCGGGCGAGCCGCCGGGGCGATGTCCGTTGCGGCTTACGCGGCCTACTGCATTTATCTGTTCGTCTGA
- a CDS encoding site-2 protease family protein gives MRWSWEIGRPFGIPVRVHATFLILLGVVLFTGEGGKPDPAALLILLVVFASVVLHELGHSLAARAYGIVVRDITLWPLGGIARLERIPEQPGRQVVIAAAGPAVSFALAGLIAVPAFLLIPDLDPKTRAEQILWYAAEINLMLGLFNLLPALPMDGGRILRGVLAMTSLKPKATYIAARVGQAFAIALAVGGLALGRPWLAVIAVFVFLTAEQEWRSEHVVGRLRSVAAWQAMLRPVATAGRMTSIGSLADFAQQSEQRDFPVTEGGSLVGLVTRWDLVQAVLDGRREDPVFTIMDREIPTIAPHETLDHLLPLRIPFDRIVLPVVDRMRVVGLLTPERLAEVQARG, from the coding sequence ATGCGTTGGTCGTGGGAAATTGGACGTCCTTTCGGAATCCCGGTGCGGGTCCACGCGACGTTCCTGATCCTGCTCGGCGTCGTCCTCTTCACCGGCGAGGGCGGCAAACCCGATCCCGCGGCGCTGCTGATCCTGCTCGTCGTCTTCGCGAGCGTGGTGCTGCACGAGCTGGGCCACTCCCTCGCGGCGCGGGCCTACGGCATCGTCGTGCGCGACATCACGCTCTGGCCGCTGGGCGGCATCGCGCGGCTCGAACGCATCCCAGAGCAGCCCGGGCGCCAGGTCGTGATCGCCGCGGCGGGCCCCGCCGTCAGCTTCGCGCTCGCCGGGCTCATCGCCGTGCCCGCGTTTCTCCTCATCCCCGACCTCGATCCCAAGACGCGCGCCGAGCAGATCCTTTGGTACGCCGCCGAGATCAACCTCATGCTCGGCCTGTTCAACCTGCTGCCCGCGCTGCCGATGGACGGCGGACGCATCCTGCGCGGCGTGCTGGCGATGACCAGCCTGAAGCCCAAGGCCACGTACATCGCCGCGCGCGTGGGACAGGCGTTCGCGATCGCACTCGCCGTGGGGGGACTTGCGCTCGGCCGGCCGTGGCTCGCGGTCATCGCCGTGTTCGTCTTCCTCACCGCCGAGCAGGAATGGCGCTCGGAACACGTCGTCGGGCGACTGCGTTCGGTGGCCGCGTGGCAGGCGATGCTCCGACCGGTGGCGACGGCGGGCCGCATGACGAGCATCGGCTCGCTCGCCGATTTCGCGCAGCAGTCGGAACAGCGCGACTTCCCCGTGACCGAGGGCGGTTCGCTCGTCGGCCTCGTCACGCGGTGGGATCTCGTGCAGGCGGTGCTCGACGGGCGGCGCGAGGATCCCGTGTTCACGATCATGGACCGCGAAATCCCAACGATCGCGCCCCATGAAACGCTCGACCATCTGCTGCCGCTGCGCATCCCCTTCGACCGCATCGTGCTGCCCGTCGTCGACCGCATGCGGGTCGTCGGCCTGCTCACCCCCGAGCGCCTCGCCGAGGTGCAGGCGCGGGGATGA
- a CDS encoding GNAT family N-acetyltransferase, producing MAESPFTFRELTPRDWPDIEALFGPRGACGGCWCMWWRVERGGKLREATKGAPAKATFRELVESGRVRGILAFEGDVPVGWCSFGPRPSFPRLETVKAYRRDDGAAGWCVNCFFIAKDRRGRGVAGGLLDAAIAAARRAGAPWLEAYPVVSKPGATVPAVFAFMGPETLFDTRGFREVQRLSPSRPVVRLALS from the coding sequence GTGGCCGAATCGCCCTTCACGTTCCGCGAACTGACGCCGAGGGACTGGCCCGACATCGAAGCCCTCTTCGGTCCACGCGGCGCGTGCGGCGGTTGCTGGTGCATGTGGTGGCGCGTCGAACGCGGCGGCAAATTGCGGGAGGCCACCAAAGGCGCCCCGGCGAAAGCGACGTTCCGCGAACTTGTCGAGTCGGGCCGCGTGCGCGGCATCCTCGCCTTCGAGGGCGACGTCCCCGTCGGCTGGTGCTCCTTCGGTCCACGACCGTCGTTTCCCCGTCTCGAAACCGTCAAGGCTTACCGGCGGGACGACGGCGCGGCGGGTTGGTGCGTCAACTGCTTTTTCATCGCAAAGGATCGGCGCGGCCGAGGCGTCGCGGGCGGATTGCTCGACGCGGCGATCGCCGCCGCCAGGCGCGCCGGCGCACCGTGGCTCGAAGCCTACCCCGTCGTGTCGAAACCCGGTGCGACGGTGCCCGCGGTCTTCGCGTTCATGGGCCCCGAAACGCTCTTCGACACGCGGGGCTTTCGCGAGGTCCAGCGCCTGTCGCCCTCCCGCCCCGTCGTACGTCTCGCGCTTTCCTGA